Proteins encoded in a region of the Rutidosis leptorrhynchoides isolate AG116_Rl617_1_P2 chromosome 9, CSIRO_AGI_Rlap_v1, whole genome shotgun sequence genome:
- the LOC139868148 gene encoding aldehyde oxidase GLOX1-like translates to MTFKTLFYHHLLVFLILLIHAPPCPAAGGSWSVLVPSIGISAMHMQLLPNDRVVMYDRTDFGISNISLPNGMCRPNSKDCSAHSVEYDISSNTVRPLMVLTNVWCSSGTLMRDGTLVQTGGFDDGYRTVRTYKSCDICDWVEIPNGLNQQRWYATNHLLPDGRQIIIGGRQAFNYEFFPKMSANENSPSFPFLVQTNDPNLENNLYPFVFLYPDGNLFIFANNRAILFDYSNNQVIKTYPTIPGGQPRNYPSTGSAVLLPLRIKNGIPDSVEVLVCGGAPKGAFVNANNGKFDGALNDCGRIKISDPNPQWVMETMPMARVMGDMLLLPNGQVLIINGVSAGVAGWELGRNPVLSPVTYKPDNQIGSRFEVQNPSTKPRVYHSTAVLLRDGRVLVGGSNPHDKYVFTNVLYPTELSLEAFSPSYLDSSSSPLRPTIITPRTKTTIRYGKRIVVTFTVSGLVDLNSVTVTMVSPSFNTHSFSMNQRLLVLDGGKASKGGGKSTYKIGVTGPASGNIAPAGNYLLFVVHKQIPSAGIWVQMQS, encoded by the coding sequence ATGACCTTCAAAACACTCTTCTATCATCATCTTCTTGTTTTCTTGATTCTTCTCATTCACGCGCCACCGTGTCCAGCTGCTGGTGGATCATGGTCCGTCCTCGTTCCAAGCATCGGCATATCGGCCATGCACATGCAACTACTCCCCAACGACCGTGTCGTAATGTACGATCGTACCGATTTTGGAATCTCCAACATCTCTCTTCCAAACGGCATGTGTCGTCCTAACTCAAAAGACTGCTCTGCCCACTCGGTTGAGTATGATATCAGTTCCAATACCGTACGTCCACTCATGGTACTCACTAATGTTTGGTGTTCTTCGGGAACTTTAATGCGTGATGGTACCTTAGTTCAGACAGGTGGTTTCGATGACGGCTATCGCACGGTCAGAACTTATAAATCATGTGACATATGCGATTGGGTCGAGATCCCAAATGGCTTGAACCAACAACGATGGTACGCAACCAATCACTTATTGCCTGACGGCCGCCAGATTATCATTGGTGGCCGCCAGGCGTTTAACTACGAATTCTTCCCCAAGATGTCAGCCAATGAGAACTCGCCAAGTTTTCCTTTTCTGGTTCAGACGAATGACCCGAATCTCGAAAACAATTTATACCCATTTGTTTTTCTATATCCCGATGGAAATTTGTTCATTTTTGCCAATAATCGTGCTATTTTATTCGACTACTCTAATAACCAGGTTATCAAAACCTACCCGACAATACCTGGCGGTCAACCTAGAAACTACCCGAGCACAGGCTCTGCCGTACTACTCCCGTTGCGGATAAAAAACGGGATACCGGATTCGGTTGAAGTGTTGGTTTGTGGGGGTGCACCTAAAGGAGCTTTCGTTAACGCGAATAACGGAAAATTCGACGGAGCTTTGAATGATTGTGGGCGGATTAAGATATCCGACCCGAATCCCCAATGGGTCATGGAGACAATGCCAATGGCTCGAGTCATGGGTGACATGTTGTTGCTTCCTAATGGTCAAGTTTTGATAATCAACGGTGTTTCAGCTGGTGTTGCCGGATGGGAACTTGGACGAAACCCGGTTCTCAGCCCGGTAACTTACAAACCCGATAACCAAATCGGGTCTCGATTCGAGGTGCAAAATCCAAGCACAAAGCCAAGAGTGTACCATTCGACAGCAGTTTTACTACGAGACGGTCGGGTCCTTGTTGGTGGAAGCAACCCGCACGACAAGTACGTGTTCACGAACGTTCTGTATCCAACCGAATTGAGTTTGGAGGCGTTTTCTCCCTCTTATTTAGATTCAAGCTCTTCCCCATTAAGACCAACTATAATCACGCCCAGAACTAAAACTACCATCCGCTATGGAAAAAGAATCGTTGTTACATTTACAGTATCAGGCCTTGTGGATTTGAACTCGGTTACAGTGACAATGGTGTCACCTTCATTTAACACGCATTCGTTTTCAATGAATCAAAGATTGTTGGTTCTTGATGGTGGAAAGGCGTCCAAAGGTGGCGGAAAGTCTACCTACAAAATCGGAGTGACGGGGCCCGCTTCTGGAAATATTGCACCTGCAGGGAATTATCTACTGTTTGTGGTTCATAAGCAAATTCCAAGTGCAGGCATTTGGGTCCAAATGCAGAGTTAA
- the LOC139868147 gene encoding uncharacterized protein gives MTIDKNWIGLRNRVSSEFLTGLNAFIARCENHLNDIGKCQCPCITCGNTRRHTPREIYQHIIRNGFEPSYKIWRHHGEELPPPPVVHNTPDPLRNFLHDVQGETILEFTEEGSNDDETMNDTIETPSAGLEDLIDATQTELYPGSRLSSLEFLAKLTHLKVLNRWTNTAFDQLLELLIQSHPPDNTIPKSYYETKKWMKKIGLGYEAIHACKNDCCLFYKEYKDLDNCPICEESRWKAERTTGKKVANKVLRYFPITPRLKRLYSSRHTAKYMTWHVTGQCKEEGKMRHPVDGRAWKEIDQRYPDFAQEPRNVRLGLAADGFNPFGNMNTAYSMWPVVLTTYNTPPWICMKESSLMLTMLIPGPKSPGKDIDVYLRPLVDELKALWSEGVITRDSVTNTNFIMKAILIWTINDYPARSSLSGWSGQGYKACSICNEDTPAMRVQNKIVYVSNRQNLEMNHPYRQSLEFNGKVDKTKKPRKFNYKYIEEQLNSLLPVGNPGKNHKNVGGKRKRPPNCPHNWTKISIFRELEYWKHLPLQHNLDVMHIEKNVLEAILGTLLMNDKSKDTHNARVDLERMGIRKELWLQPKNNGKKDGQYFKPHPKYSLKPEDRVHFCQFIKNVKLPDGFGSNFRQKVNKDDNNITGMKSHDCHIMIQRLLPVGVNAFLDVTISTPIIQLCAFFKQICARELMVADMVKAQKQLIKLLCTFELIYPPAFFDIMIHLVMHLPEEAIYGGPVYMRWMYPVERYMKKLKNYVRNKAKPEGCIAEGYVADEALTTCSMSLEGVQTRFNRPDRYEDGPNRPCEFHVFKSLCKFVSKGVHKTLTCEDREKLHWYVLDNCADIDEYKNEFILENPGADMKTYFPDWFRQKIRELRVADRLNCSNELLSLAEGPVGSANYYTACNVNGVRFVVRDRDERRTTQSSGIATPGVDGSRYYGRLEDILELHYGGLFSIVLFRCRWFKTANTPRIKRLHTRNNITSVDTKEEWYKEDQHILATQAQQIFYTDDPSKPSSWKVVHEVNHRKLWDRDIVEETERDVVHNANSSDLILDADLDNMTYTSMSVPGESSTIHFNPPTHAVDDDVNFIIDLDPIILPHDLCEDDADVNDDDEPDPHFVDDIAYSSDELDY, from the exons ATGACGATTGATAAGAATTGGATTGGATTACGAAATCGAGTTAGTAGTGAGTTTCTTACTGGTCTTAACGCGTTTATTGCGAGGTGTGAAAACCATTTAAATGATATTGGTAAATGTCAGTGCCCGTGTATTACGTGTGGTAATACGAGAAGACATACACCTCGTGAAATTTACCAACATATTATACGCAATGGGTTTGAACCTTCTTATAAGATTTGGCGGCATCACGGTGAAGAATTACCACCGCCGCCAGTAGTACACAACACACCAGATCCCCTTAGAAATTTCTTGCACGATGTTCAAGGGGAAACGATTTTAGAATTCACCGAGGAAGGATCGAATGACGATGAGACTATGAATGACACGATCGAAACTCCGAGTGCAGGTCTGGAGGATTTAATTGACGCCACCCAAACCGAGCTATATCCTGGTTCCAGGCTGTCCTCATTAGAGTTTTTAGCCAAGTTAACACACCTTAAGGTCTTGAACAGATGGACGAATACTGCATTTGACCAATTGTTAGAATTGCTCATACAATCACATCCCCCAGATAACACAATTCCAAAATCATATTACGAAACTAAGAAGTGGATGAAAAAGATCGGTTTAGGGTATGAGGCGATACATGCTTGTAAGAATGATTGTTGTTTGTTTTATAAGGAATACAAAGATTTGGATAATTGTCCAATATGTGAGGAGAGTAGATGGAAAGCGGAACGCACAACGGGCAAGAAAGTTGCTAATAAAGTTTTGCGTTATTTTCCTATAACTCCCAGACTTAAACGTTTGTATAGTTCCAGACACACTGCAAAGTATATGACTTGGCATGTTACTGGACAATGCAAGGAAGAGGGTAAGATGCGTCATCCGGTAGATGGTCGAGCGTGGAAAGAAATCGACCAAAGATATCCAGATTTTGCACAAGAACCCAGAAACGTTCGATTAGGGTTGGCTGCCGATGGTTTCAATCCATTCGGCAACATGAATACGGCTTATAGCATGTGGCCAGTAGTACTGACAACATACAATACGCCTCCGTGGATATGTATGAAAGAAAGTTCTCTCATGTTGACTATGCTAATTCCTGGTCCTAAATCACCTGGAAAAGATATCGATGTTTACTTGAGGCCTTTGGTTGATGAGTTGAAGGCTTTATGGTCCGAAGGAGTGATTACGAGAGACTCAGTTACAAACACGAATTTTATAATGAAAGCCATACTTATCTGGACCATCAACGATTATCCTGCCCGTAGTAGTTTATCAGGTTGGAGTGGCCAAGGTTATAAAGCATGCTCTATATGTAACGAGGACACTCCTGCAATGCGTGTGCAAAACAAAATTGTTTACGTAAGTAATAGACAGAACCTTGAAATGAATCACCCTTACAGACAAAGCTTAGAATTCAATGGTAAGGTTGATAAAACCAAAAAACCTAGAAAGTTCAACTATAAGTATATTGAAGAACAACTCAATTCGTTGTTGCCAGTTGGTAATCCCGGGAAAAATCATAAAAATGTTGGTGGAAAAAGAAAACGTCCCCCTAATTGTCCGCACAACTGGACTAAAATTTCTATTTTCCGGGAACTTGAGTATTGGAAACATCTTCCACTGCAACACAATCTAGATGTCATGCATATTGAAAAGAATGTGTTGGAGGCTATATTGGGTACCTTATTAATGAATGACAAATCCAAAGACACTCACAATGCACGAGTTGACTTGGAAAGAATGGGAATTAGGAAAGAATTGTGGCTCCAACCAAAAAACAACGGTAAAAAAGACGGGCAATACTTCAAACCTCATCCTAAATACTCGCTTAAACCCGAAGACCGAGTCCATTTTTGTCAATTCATTAAAAATGTTAAACTTCCAGATGGGTTTGGATCAAATTTCAGGCAGAAAGTGAACAAGGATGATAACAACATAACAGGCATGAAGTCTCATGATTGCCATATCATGATACAACGATTATTACCGGTCGGAGTTAACGCATTTTTGGACGTAACTATCTCGACACCAATAATCCAGCTATGCGCATTCTTTAAGCAAATTTGTGCTCGAGAGTTAATGGTAGCCGACATGGTGAAAGCTCAAAAACAATTGATTAAACTTTTATGTACTTTTGAGCTGATTTATCCTCCGGCTTTTTTTGACATAATGATTCATCTGGTTATGCATTTACCGGAAGAGGCTATATATGGAGGGCCTGTTTACATGAGGTGGATGTATCCAGTTGAGAGATACATGAAGAAATTAAAAAATTATGTTAGAAATAAAGCTAAGCCTGAAGGTTGTATAGCAGAGGGGTACGTTGCCGACGAAGCGTTAACAACATGTTCAATGTCTCTTGAAGGAGTACAAACGAGATTTAATCGGCCTGACAGATATGAGGACGGGCCAAATAGACCGTGTGAGTTTCATGTGTTCAAATCCCTATGTAAATTTGTCAGTAAAGGTGTGCACAAAACTTTGACCTGCGAAGATCGAGAGAAACTTCATTGGTATGTACTCGACAACTGTGCTGACATCGACGAATACAAAAA TGAGTTTATATTAGAGAATCCCGGTGCTGACATGAAAACATATTTTCCTGATTGGTTCAGACAAAAG ATACGTGAATTGCGGGTAGCTGACCGATTGAATTGTAGCAACGAATTGCTAAGTCTCGCTGAAGGACCGGTGGGTTCCGCAAACTATTACACTGCTTGCAACGTGAACGGTGTTAGGTTTGTGGTTCGTGATCGTGATGAACGGCGCACCACACAAAGTAGCGGGATTGCAACACCCGGAGTCGATGGCAGTAGATATTATGGTCGGTTGGAAGATATTCTCGAATTGCATTATGGTGGTTTATTTAGTATAGTGTTATTTAGATGTCGGTGGTTCAAAACTGCGAACACCCCTCGTATAAAACGTTTACATACAAGGAATAACATAACTAGTGTTGACACGAAAGAAGAGTGGTACAAAGAAGATCAACACATTCTTGCAACACAAGCTCAACAAATCTTTTACACTGACGATCCGTCTAAGCCTTCTAGTTGGAAGGTTGTTCATGAGGTCAATCATCGAAAACTGTGGGATAGAGACATCGTCGAAGAAACCGAAAGGGATGTTGTACACAACGCCAATTCATCCGATCTTATATTGGATGCTGATTTAGATAATATGACTTATACAAGTATGAGTGTACCTGGAGAATCATCAACAATTCATTTCAATCCACCAACACATGCAGTTGATGATGATGTTAACTTTATTATCGATTTAGACCCCATAATCCTTCCTCATGATTTATGTGAAGATGATgctgatgttaatgatgatgatgaacctgatCCCCATTTTGTTGATGATATAGCTTACTCTAGCGATGAATTAGATTATTGA